Proteins encoded by one window of Manihot esculenta cultivar AM560-2 chromosome 10, M.esculenta_v8, whole genome shotgun sequence:
- the LOC110625355 gene encoding uncharacterized protein LOC110625355, which produces MTPRRRTEKSNEGQTRMDAAIDAMRSYGFRKEVTVTAVEELLNVYGGDEGWPFIEETSYSTLVDRILENFGEEAEEKDDSLPSDGGDGNNAEVSSEALLPTCPDEESIDFYLPSNTDLGIASETYNNVAPASTALQADTIGGDGNNAEVSCAGPSSEALLPMFFNEEAMAFHLQSNLNLGIGSETYNTPSLSSNALQADTSEYNACLPGPEGEGTSGKGINLDQGSKGTQVMSSFWQTNIRPPGAVEALPSRIRNPWQTNFRSPRVVEAFPGQNRHPWQTNIRSPVVVEALPSRNRNHPWETNIRSPVVVEALPSRNRNHPWETNIRSPVVVEALPSRNRNHPWETNIRSPVVVEALTSRNRNHPWETNIRSPVVVETFPGGNRNHPWQTNIRSPVVVEAFPGRNHNPRQTNIRSAVVEAFPGRNHNPWETNIHFPGVVEAFPSQNHNPWQTNIRFPRTVGALPSRSRSPLQTNIHSEGGVEALPSRSHSPFYGWVSSDDEEEPNH; this is translated from the exons ATGACTCCACGAAGACGTACCGAAAAG TCAAACGAGGGTCAGACACGTATGGATGCAGCTATTGATGCAATGCGAAGTTATGGGTTTCGCAAGGAAGTGACTGTCACTGCGGTGGAAGAGCTTTTGAAT GTTTATGGTGGTGATGAGGGATGGCCATTTATTGAAGAGACTTCATATAGCACCCTGGTTGACAGAATTCTTGAAAATTTCGGGGAAGAGGCGGAGGAAAAG GATGATTCCTTACCAAGTGATGGTGGCGATGGAAACAATGCTGAAGTATCAAGCGAGGCTCTTTTACCTACATGCCCCGATGAGGAGTCTATAGACTTTTATTTGCCGTCTAACACAGATCTAGGTATAGCATCAGAGACTTATAATAATGTGGCTCCAGCATCCACTGCATTACAGGCTGATACAATTG GCGGAGACGGAAACAATGCTGAAGTATCATGTGCAGGGCCATCAAGCGAGGCTCTTTTACCTATGTTCTTCAATGAGGAGGCTATGGCATTTCATTTGCAGTCTAACCTAAATCTGGGTATAGGATCAGAGACTTATAACACTCCGTCTTTATCATCCAATGCATTACAGGCTGATACATCTG AATATAATGCATGTTTACCAGGACCTGAAGGAGAAGGAACTAGTGGCAAGGGCATCAACTTAGACCAAGGCTCCAAGGGGACGCAAGTCATGAGCAGTTTCTGGCAAACAAATATTCGCCCCCCAGGAGCAGTGGAAGCTCTTCCAAGCCGAATTCGTAATCCCTGGCAAACAAATTTTCGCTCCCCAAGAGTAGTGGAAGCTTTTCCAGGGCAAAATCGTCATCCCTGGCAAACAAATATTCGCTCCCCAGTGGTAGTAGAAGCTCTTCCAAGCCGAAATCGTAATCATCCCTGGGAAACAAATATTCGCTCCCCAGTGGTAGTAGAAGCTCTTCCAAGCCGAAATCGTAATCATCCCTGGGAAACAAATATTCGCTCCCCAGTGGTAGTAGAAGCTCTTCCAAGCCGAAATCGTAATCATCCCTGGGAAACAAATATTCGCTCCCCAGTGGTAGTAGAAGCTCTTACAAGCCGAAATCGTAATCATCCCTGGGAAACAAATATTCGCTCCCCAGTAGTAGTGGAAACTTTTCCAGGCGGAAATCGTAATCATCCCTGGCAAACAAATATTCGCTCCCCAGTAGTAGTGGAAGCTTTTCCAGGGCGAAATCATAATCCCAGGCAAACAAATATTCGCTCCGCAGTAGTGGAAGCTTTTCCAGGCCGAAATCATAATCCCTGGGAAACAAATATTCACTTCCCAGGAGTAGTGGAAGCTTTTCCAAGCCAAAATCATAATCCCTGGCAAACAAATATTCGCTTCCCAAGAACTGTGGGAGCTCTTCCAAGCCGAAGTCGTAGTCCCTTGCAAACAAATATTCACTCCGAAGGAGGAGTGGAAGCTCTTCCAAGCCGGAGTCACAGCCCTTTTTATGGATGGGTTAGTAGTGATGATGAGGAGGAACCGAACCATTAG